Proteins co-encoded in one Spirosoma endbachense genomic window:
- the mads5 gene encoding methylation-associated defense system restriction endonuclease subunit S MAD5, with protein sequence MMTVKTGSSAWYTEAGTRLDASYHLSEARQAKTLIDKAPLGCLTLRQATESVFLGGRFTRVYVSDSSKGYPYLTASDMIKSDPFSATYLSKAYTKNLSKLTIKKNWILLSCSGSIGRTVYTNDLFDGQVGTHDLIRIVPNSTVIPGGYLYAYLSSKFGYALLTQGTYGGVIQHIEPHHIANLPIPILPDNEQQAIHTAIETVAKLRVEANTLLSEAEAQFLGNLGLDKNTFKRLTSASERDTAAEFVVSSAALSARTLRARNYAERLREIVAALTVGKHDVLVDVLQQEPYYTGRFKRLESTAASAVELFSQGDIFALKPKGQMISPRTVPTNSKALTEKGTILVAGVGTLGENEIFGRAKFVWGYLEDKLVAQHIIRFEPNEQLINSGYLFTVLNSKLWFRILRSSVCGTNLLGFIVPMLNEMPVPRFDKAIEDAIGQRVKTAYEKLTEANKCEAQAIARVEELVGSW encoded by the coding sequence ATGATGACTGTAAAAACCGGCTCCTCGGCTTGGTATACTGAAGCTGGCACCCGGCTTGATGCAAGCTACCATTTAAGTGAAGCTCGTCAGGCAAAAACGCTAATTGATAAAGCCCCACTGGGCTGTTTAACTCTCCGGCAAGCTACAGAAAGTGTGTTCCTCGGCGGACGCTTTACTCGTGTGTACGTGTCAGACTCTTCAAAAGGGTACCCGTACCTTACAGCTTCTGACATGATTAAGTCAGACCCTTTCTCAGCTACGTATTTGTCCAAAGCTTACACGAAAAATCTAAGTAAACTTACTATTAAGAAAAATTGGATTCTGCTATCCTGCTCAGGTTCGATTGGCCGCACTGTATACACTAATGACTTGTTCGATGGGCAGGTTGGCACACACGATTTAATTCGGATTGTACCAAATTCAACGGTCATACCAGGTGGATATTTGTATGCCTATCTATCGTCAAAGTTTGGTTACGCTTTATTGACTCAGGGTACCTACGGTGGTGTCATTCAGCATATTGAACCGCACCATATTGCTAATTTGCCGATTCCTATTCTACCAGATAATGAGCAGCAGGCTATTCACACGGCAATTGAAACAGTAGCCAAACTAAGGGTTGAGGCCAACACGCTCTTGAGTGAGGCCGAAGCGCAGTTCTTAGGCAATCTTGGACTTGACAAAAATACCTTTAAACGCCTGACCTCCGCCAGCGAACGTGATACAGCCGCCGAGTTTGTTGTCAGTAGCGCGGCTCTGTCAGCTCGCACCCTCCGAGCCCGTAACTACGCCGAACGCCTACGCGAAATCGTAGCTGCGCTGACCGTTGGCAAGCACGATGTCTTGGTCGATGTATTGCAGCAGGAGCCATACTATACAGGGCGATTCAAACGCTTAGAATCTACAGCAGCCTCAGCAGTGGAGCTTTTCTCACAGGGAGACATTTTTGCCTTGAAACCAAAAGGGCAAATGATTTCTCCCCGTACAGTGCCGACCAATAGTAAAGCCCTCACTGAAAAGGGTACTATTTTGGTGGCAGGGGTAGGTACGTTGGGTGAAAACGAAATTTTCGGCCGTGCCAAATTCGTCTGGGGCTATCTCGAAGATAAATTGGTTGCTCAACACATTATTCGGTTTGAGCCAAACGAGCAATTGATTAATTCGGGCTACTTGTTCACAGTACTCAATTCAAAGTTGTGGTTCAGGATTTTACGGTCGTCAGTTTGCGGCACAAACCTGCTTGGCTTCATAGTGCCTATGCTTAACGAGATGCCTGTCCCCCGGTTCGATAAAGCGATTGAAGACGCTATCGGACAACGGGTCAAAACTGCCTATGAGAAACTTACCGAAGCCAACAAATGCGAAGCACAAGCCATTGCCCGGGTCGAAGAACTGGTGGGGAGTTGGTAG
- a CDS encoding PDDEXK nuclease domain-containing protein: protein MDFNQLIANIEGIHAELAGRAVQQVNTAMTVRNWLIGFYLVEFEQNGDDRATKGEQLMKRTAQKLRHIKGMTIANLFNFRHFYITYRWFADYVLADKLLPAFLQTLSVKMDDANIEDVKLRLPAQQLLNSLTFSHFIELGRVDSELKRRFYEVEAVKNAWTVKELTRATTTLLFERTGLSTDKAGVIAKINERQTILPAEVIRNPYMLEFLGLDEKPQYSENDLETAILNHLQTFLTELGRGFCFEARQRRITFDNTHYRIDLVFYNRILKSHVLIDLKLGRFDHADAGQMNVYLNYYKKYEMTEGDNPPVGIILCADKNDSLVEFATGGLANEVFVSKYLVQLPDKDVLRALIEAEVENHTQN, encoded by the coding sequence ATGGACTTTAACCAGTTAATAGCCAACATTGAAGGTATTCATGCCGAATTAGCAGGTCGGGCAGTACAGCAGGTCAATACGGCTATGACTGTGCGAAACTGGCTGATCGGCTTTTATCTGGTCGAGTTTGAGCAAAACGGCGACGACCGGGCTACTAAAGGGGAGCAATTAATGAAGCGTACCGCACAAAAACTACGCCACATCAAAGGCATGACTATTGCCAACCTCTTTAATTTCAGGCACTTCTACATTACCTATCGTTGGTTTGCCGATTATGTGCTGGCAGATAAACTACTACCTGCATTTTTACAGACGCTGTCTGTAAAAATGGACGATGCCAACATAGAGGATGTCAAACTACGATTACCGGCCCAACAGCTTTTAAACAGCTTAACCTTTTCACATTTTATTGAACTGGGCAGGGTCGATTCAGAATTGAAGCGTCGGTTCTACGAGGTTGAAGCGGTGAAAAATGCCTGGACAGTTAAGGAATTGACCCGTGCCACCACTACACTGCTCTTTGAACGTACCGGCCTTTCGACCGACAAAGCGGGCGTGATTGCTAAAATTAATGAGCGGCAAACCATCTTGCCCGCCGAGGTTATTCGTAACCCATATATGCTAGAATTTCTGGGCCTCGACGAAAAGCCACAGTACTCAGAAAACGATCTCGAAACGGCCATTCTTAACCATCTGCAAACGTTCCTGACCGAACTGGGTCGGGGTTTCTGTTTTGAGGCTCGCCAACGGCGCATCACCTTCGATAATACTCATTATCGGATTGATTTGGTTTTCTACAACCGCATCCTGAAAAGCCATGTGCTCATCGACCTTAAACTAGGCAGATTCGACCACGCCGACGCAGGGCAGATGAACGTTTATCTGAACTATTACAAAAAATACGAGATGACCGAGGGCGATAACCCACCTGTGGGCATCATCCTTTGCGCGGACAAAAACGACAGCTTAGTTGAGTTTGCTACGGGCGGACTGGCCAACGAAGTGTTTGTATCAAAATATTTAGTGCAACTGCCCGACAAAGACGTACTGCGCGCCCTAATTGAAGCCGAAGTAGAAAACCATACTCAAAACTAA
- a CDS encoding S-4TM family putative pore-forming effector, with the protein MMNQIPTRQNEAKQLQRLAAQRELYSRAKNWYGWQVIVNVIIPSVFSLIALANDHAGKLGAVYGLLASFIDVFGLDTRIKNLREKGAKVQEQYDCDLLELGCSPLKSVNDVTTGEIVELHDAHCGGNKKELQLQNWHSGLVGTLPLTIARLVSQYNNCDWGRRLRKRYRVFLTITYLLLGLFILYVNRPDNITNLNDQTLINFILILAALTPLFTFYFKQMQEQNEAIQSLERILQHIESVISDPQQLRNEQGLNERARHVQDEIYDSRSKNTQVPDFFYRYYQKRDQILMDRTTERLVADITKLIS; encoded by the coding sequence ATGATGAATCAAATACCTACCCGTCAGAATGAAGCCAAACAACTACAACGACTAGCCGCCCAACGTGAATTGTATTCTCGGGCAAAAAACTGGTATGGCTGGCAAGTCATCGTCAATGTAATTATCCCATCCGTTTTTTCTTTGATAGCACTAGCCAATGACCATGCGGGTAAGTTAGGGGCCGTTTACGGACTGCTTGCTTCATTTATCGATGTCTTTGGCTTGGACACACGTATAAAGAATTTGCGCGAAAAAGGAGCAAAGGTGCAGGAGCAGTATGATTGTGATTTGTTGGAGTTGGGGTGTTCTCCTTTGAAATCCGTAAATGATGTGACAACCGGCGAAATAGTCGAGTTGCACGATGCCCACTGTGGGGGTAATAAAAAAGAGCTGCAGCTTCAGAACTGGCATTCAGGGTTAGTTGGAACTCTCCCTCTAACCATTGCACGGTTAGTCAGTCAATATAATAATTGTGATTGGGGTAGGCGTCTTCGCAAACGATATAGGGTATTTTTAACAATAACGTATTTATTACTTGGCTTATTCATTCTGTACGTCAATCGGCCAGATAACATTACAAATTTGAATGATCAAACACTGATCAATTTCATTCTCATACTGGCAGCCTTAACACCACTTTTTACTTTCTATTTTAAACAAATGCAGGAGCAGAATGAAGCTATACAGAGTTTGGAGCGGATTCTGCAACATATTGAAAGCGTGATCTCCGACCCTCAACAGCTTCGTAATGAACAGGGGCTAAATGAGCGTGCCAGGCATGTTCAGGATGAGATTTACGATAGCCGAAGCAAGAACACACAGGTGCCGGATTTTTTCTATAGATATTATCAAAAGCGAGATCAAATCCTCATGGATCGGACCACTGAGCGACTAGTGGCCGACATTACGAAACTTATTTCTTAG
- a CDS encoding nucleotidyltransferase domain-containing protein, with amino-acid sequence MARTIDEGFTALLTKLSPLDTEHKKGRSHKGAIEGCLTNRFDLYKLFETGSFGNGTGIRHHSDTDYFAVLSSQKVSSNSAITLRRTKEGLRETFIRTRGIEVKSPAVSVPFGKYRSETLEITPCVYAGMINKYPAYRIPEGSGGWLLSSPVAHNHYVRDIDAQLNGKLKPLIQLVKAWKYYHNVPIRSFYLELFTARHLAKRRRLDLPLDLYKLFIALYEHELDEFNDPMGITLGLASCNTDTQRETAMSRLATATGRALKAIEAEQRGRTDIAYTFWKKLFNYEFPTYR; translated from the coding sequence ATGGCACGTACCATTGATGAAGGGTTTACTGCCTTATTGACCAAGCTAAGCCCACTGGACACCGAGCACAAGAAAGGACGCTCGCACAAGGGGGCAATTGAGGGTTGCCTTACTAACCGTTTCGACTTGTATAAGCTTTTTGAAACGGGGTCGTTTGGCAACGGTACGGGAATTCGACACCATAGTGACACAGATTATTTTGCTGTTTTAAGTTCACAGAAGGTTAGCTCAAACTCGGCCATTACACTTCGGCGCACCAAAGAAGGGCTACGTGAAACCTTTATCCGAACCCGAGGGATCGAGGTTAAAAGCCCAGCCGTAAGTGTTCCGTTTGGTAAGTACCGTTCCGAAACCCTTGAAATTACGCCATGCGTGTATGCTGGCATGATCAACAAGTATCCCGCTTACCGAATACCGGAAGGTAGTGGTGGATGGCTCTTGTCAAGTCCAGTTGCGCACAATCACTATGTGCGGGATATCGATGCACAGTTGAACGGCAAGCTCAAACCATTGATACAACTGGTGAAAGCGTGGAAGTACTACCATAACGTACCTATCCGTTCCTTTTACTTGGAACTGTTCACGGCCCGGCATTTAGCTAAACGCCGTCGGCTTGACCTTCCATTAGATTTGTACAAGCTATTTATCGCTTTGTATGAACACGAACTTGATGAGTTCAACGATCCTATGGGCATTACACTCGGTCTTGCATCCTGTAATACTGACACACAACGTGAAACGGCGATGTCTAGACTGGCCACAGCGACAGGCCGTGCTCTAAAAGCTATCGAAGCAGAACAACGAGGCCGAACAGATATTGCCTATACCTTTTGGAAAAAGCTTTTTAACTACGAATTCCCTACTTACAGATGA
- a CDS encoding nucleotidyltransferase, whose amino-acid sequence MASTVNNAFAEFLCDTVNLDADETKTAYKSRDWLLDEQINALPGRYSDFPLLAPAYHLNYGSFARKTKIRPLNDIDMMIGLHGEGSTYLDYGDRVEITINPNAQRLTGLCHDDTSLLNSRKVMNKFKAGLSKVHQYKSAEIKYTQQAAVLNLSSYNWSFDIVPCFMTAEDESGRTYYLIPDGKGHWMKTDPRIDKELTTSVNQQHSGYVLNVLRLLKFWTKRPIITTIPSYLLETIVLKYYEAKYTETTRYPDVEIPYLLDHIADVIRWDVEDPKGIQGNINRLEQETRNRISAVTTRYAEYAREARQHETNGDHKASIKAWQDVFGPSFPSFV is encoded by the coding sequence ATGGCTTCGACAGTAAACAACGCATTTGCTGAATTTCTATGTGACACCGTCAACTTAGATGCTGACGAAACTAAAACAGCCTATAAGAGCCGCGACTGGCTACTCGATGAGCAGATTAATGCATTGCCTGGTCGGTACAGTGATTTCCCATTGCTTGCCCCTGCTTACCACCTAAATTACGGCTCCTTTGCCCGTAAAACTAAAATTCGGCCGCTCAACGACATTGACATGATGATCGGTTTGCACGGGGAGGGAAGCACGTACCTGGACTACGGCGACCGAGTTGAAATAACAATTAACCCTAATGCTCAACGGCTAACCGGGCTGTGCCACGACGATACCAGCTTGCTTAATTCCAGGAAGGTGATGAACAAGTTTAAGGCTGGGTTAAGTAAAGTACATCAATACAAATCGGCGGAGATAAAATATACACAACAGGCTGCCGTGCTTAACCTATCGTCGTATAACTGGAGCTTCGACATCGTACCCTGCTTCATGACCGCCGAAGACGAGTCGGGGCGTACCTACTACCTAATTCCAGATGGCAAAGGCCATTGGATGAAGACAGATCCACGCATTGACAAGGAATTAACCACATCGGTCAATCAGCAACACAGCGGGTACGTCCTGAACGTACTGCGCTTGTTGAAGTTCTGGACCAAACGACCAATCATAACGACTATTCCTTCATACTTGCTGGAAACGATAGTGCTGAAATACTACGAAGCCAAGTATACAGAGACTACGCGCTACCCCGACGTTGAAATCCCGTACCTGCTCGACCACATCGCCGATGTTATCCGTTGGGATGTCGAGGACCCTAAAGGCATTCAGGGTAATATAAACCGGCTGGAGCAAGAGACCCGCAACCGGATTAGCGCAGTAACTACCCGCTATGCCGAGTATGCTCGTGAAGCCCGGCAACACGAGACTAATGGTGATCACAAGGCGTCTATAAAAGCGTGGCAAGACGTTTTTGGTCCTTCCTTTCCTTCTTTCGTTTAA
- the mads2 gene encoding methylation-associated defense system DNA methyltransferase MAD2: MLNSYSEQFNAKLRDQSIWTKDELTELLRLEFPDLTEGTLTWRIHDLKSKGLIYSAGRGRYVIDPPATFQPTLSNESVRLIKRLRADLPGTTVCLSDTNWLNSLLPDDVPQPAYSFTLIELDRGQLNQAFGLLLDFSKKILLNPDEPAVKNLVQLETSAVIMRALSKESPTVDYNGLTISSLEKILIDALIHKDLFESYQPYLKSMITKAYEHYTINIDRLRRYARRRDRLEELDYYLNMLPGITLPASKPELPTRSTNKILADDDMTDNLASDKTTTDAISSGSNLSNVEEIGTSEPIQESPGPDGLICVLTGLVMKATEKEQTLQSLIRQMNEEYGFDMTDLERDFPFTGEDESGKKIRRKADLVAFEQGAEHIQNGIIRVCFVQDGKTKESDKSKGVVLLDDALNMLENCEFGLWTNGLMNSFRHRTGFKPTGEARLQEVSDFPGAGENMDDLTRSDKMTVRKPANDSLIRTFKRCHDYIYGNQGRTKDAFWQLLYLIFCKIYDEKRRDICHQKGESYRRRFWVGATEPHTEDGRRDVSERIKKLFDELKESDDFQDVFEGNEQIQLNQKALSYVAGELAKYSFLDATVDVKGMAYETIVSNTLKQERGQFFTPRNIVRLMVDMMDPDPSHRVLDPACGSGGFLVMVLDHVRKKIAKELYPELDGEWLKDTFNSPDVNERVRLYAGEKLFGIDFDPDLKRAARMNMVMAGDGHANIFQFNSLEYPDGDDTDEINGFNERLLDSLDAADDLPDRDYDDAKEKFDLIFSNPPFGAKIPINDPHVLEKYDLGHSWKRDGNGGWDMDGRLSASEPPEILFIDRCYQFLKPGGRLAIVLPDGILGNPNTEYVRDWILKRFRVLASVDLPVEAFLPQVGVQASLLFLQRLTETERALQRDGKYKAYDVFMAIAEKVGKDRRGNPIQERDEDGKDIITEKTVSYLQFDTKTNTKTLKERREKTPVLDDDLPKIGEAYHRFRNGERL; this comes from the coding sequence GTGCTGAACTCTTATAGTGAACAATTCAACGCGAAGCTCCGCGATCAGTCAATTTGGACTAAAGACGAACTAACAGAACTGCTACGTTTGGAATTTCCCGACCTGACTGAAGGTACGTTGACGTGGCGCATCCATGATCTAAAATCAAAAGGTCTTATTTACAGCGCGGGGCGAGGTCGATACGTTATTGACCCTCCGGCTACTTTCCAGCCGACACTGTCTAACGAATCAGTACGACTCATCAAACGACTGCGGGCAGACTTGCCCGGAACCACCGTTTGTTTATCAGATACAAACTGGTTGAATAGTCTCCTGCCCGACGATGTTCCCCAACCAGCCTATTCATTTACGCTGATTGAACTTGATCGGGGACAACTCAATCAGGCATTTGGGTTGCTTCTCGACTTCAGTAAGAAAATTTTACTTAATCCTGATGAGCCTGCAGTTAAAAACCTTGTCCAGTTGGAAACGTCTGCAGTAATTATGCGCGCCTTGTCAAAAGAGTCACCTACGGTTGATTATAATGGCTTAACAATTAGCTCATTAGAGAAGATATTGATTGATGCCCTAATACACAAAGACCTTTTTGAGTCATACCAGCCTTACCTGAAGTCGATGATCACGAAGGCTTATGAACATTATACTATAAATATTGACAGATTACGCCGATACGCTCGTCGACGGGACCGCTTAGAAGAACTTGACTACTATTTAAATATGCTTCCAGGTATTACATTACCCGCATCAAAGCCCGAATTGCCTACACGATCAACAAACAAGATTCTTGCTGACGATGACATGACCGACAATTTGGCATCCGACAAGACCACAACCGACGCTATTTCGTCAGGCTCTAATTTGTCGAATGTGGAAGAAATTGGCACTAGTGAACCAATACAAGAGAGCCCAGGCCCCGACGGACTCATTTGTGTACTGACTGGCCTTGTCATGAAGGCTACTGAAAAAGAACAGACTTTACAAAGCTTGATTCGGCAGATGAACGAAGAGTATGGCTTCGACATGACCGACCTCGAACGCGATTTTCCGTTTACTGGCGAAGATGAAAGCGGTAAGAAAATCCGTCGAAAAGCTGATCTCGTGGCCTTCGAACAAGGAGCTGAACACATTCAGAATGGCATCATTCGGGTGTGTTTTGTCCAAGATGGCAAAACTAAAGAGTCAGATAAGAGTAAGGGCGTTGTGTTGCTCGACGATGCCCTAAACATGCTCGAAAACTGCGAGTTTGGCCTTTGGACCAACGGCCTGATGAATTCCTTTCGGCACCGTACTGGCTTTAAGCCTACCGGCGAAGCACGGTTGCAGGAGGTTTCGGACTTTCCCGGCGCGGGCGAGAACATGGATGACCTGACACGCTCCGACAAGATGACGGTTAGGAAACCGGCCAACGATTCGCTGATTCGAACCTTTAAGCGCTGCCATGACTATATCTACGGCAACCAGGGCCGCACAAAAGATGCCTTTTGGCAATTACTTTACCTGATTTTTTGCAAAATCTACGATGAAAAAAGGCGCGATATCTGCCATCAGAAAGGCGAGTCATACCGACGTCGATTTTGGGTGGGCGCTACTGAGCCACATACCGAAGACGGCCGACGCGATGTGTCGGAACGGATTAAGAAGCTGTTCGATGAACTAAAAGAAAGCGACGATTTTCAGGATGTATTCGAGGGCAATGAGCAAATTCAGCTCAACCAAAAGGCCCTCAGCTACGTAGCGGGCGAACTGGCAAAATACTCATTTCTCGACGCCACAGTCGATGTAAAGGGCATGGCCTATGAAACTATTGTTTCGAACACGCTTAAACAGGAGCGTGGGCAGTTTTTTACACCCCGTAATATTGTGCGGCTCATGGTAGACATGATGGACCCAGACCCCAGCCACCGGGTGCTCGATCCTGCCTGCGGCTCCGGAGGATTTCTGGTCATGGTGCTCGATCACGTTCGGAAGAAGATTGCCAAAGAACTCTATCCTGAATTGGACGGTGAATGGCTGAAAGACACCTTCAACTCACCTGACGTGAACGAACGGGTACGCTTATACGCTGGTGAAAAACTATTCGGCATTGACTTCGACCCAGACTTGAAACGGGCCGCCCGCATGAACATGGTGATGGCGGGTGATGGCCACGCCAACATCTTCCAGTTCAATAGCCTCGAATACCCAGACGGTGACGATACGGACGAAATCAATGGTTTTAACGAACGACTCCTGGACAGCCTTGATGCCGCCGATGACTTACCCGACCGCGACTACGATGACGCTAAGGAGAAGTTTGACCTTATTTTCTCGAACCCTCCGTTTGGTGCTAAAATCCCGATCAACGACCCACATGTACTGGAGAAGTACGACCTTGGCCACAGCTGGAAACGCGATGGCAATGGCGGCTGGGATATGGACGGGCGGCTCAGTGCCTCGGAACCACCCGAAATTTTGTTTATCGATCGCTGCTACCAGTTTCTAAAACCAGGCGGACGGTTAGCTATTGTCTTACCCGATGGTATTCTGGGCAACCCGAACACCGAATATGTTCGCGACTGGATTCTGAAACGCTTCCGTGTGCTGGCTTCCGTTGACTTGCCCGTAGAGGCTTTCTTGCCACAGGTAGGCGTACAGGCTTCGTTGCTATTTCTCCAACGCCTTACCGAAACTGAACGTGCCTTACAACGCGATGGAAAATACAAAGCCTATGATGTGTTTATGGCTATAGCCGAAAAGGTAGGAAAAGACCGCCGGGGAAACCCCATCCAGGAACGAGACGAAGACGGTAAAGATATCATCACGGAGAAGACAGTGTCGTACCTGCAATTCGACACAAAGACTAACACTAAAACCTTGAAAGAGCGACGCGAAAAAACCCCCGTTCTCGACGACGACTTACCCAAAATTGGCGAAGCATACCACCGCTTCCGTAACGGCGAACGACTATGA